In a genomic window of Helianthus annuus cultivar XRQ/B chromosome 10, HanXRQr2.0-SUNRISE, whole genome shotgun sequence:
- the LOC110885516 gene encoding tubulin beta-1 chain has product MREILHIQGGQCGNQIGAKFWEVVCAEHGIDSTGRYQGDTDLQLERINVYYNEASCGRYVPRAVLMDLEPGTMDSLRSGPYGQIFRPDNFVFGQSGAGNNWAKGHYTEGAELIDSVLDVVRKEAENCDCLQGFQVCHSLGGGTGSGMGTLLISKIREEYPDRTMLTFSVFPSPKVSDTVVEPYNATLSVHQLVENADECMVLDNEALYDICFRTLKLTTPSFGDLNHLISATMSGVTCCLRFPGQLNSDLRKLAVNLVPFPRLHFFMVGFAPLTSRGSQQYRALTVPELTQQMWDAKNMMCAADPRHGRYLTASAMFRGKMSTKEVDEQMINVQNKNSSYFVEWIPNNVKSTVCDIPPTGLKMASTFIGNSTSIQEMFRRVSEQFTAMFRRKAFLHWYTGEGMDEMEFTEAESNMNDLVSEYQQYQDATADEEGDYYEDEEEEEEIGQEM; this is encoded by the exons ATGCGTGAGATTCTTCACATTCAAGGAGGCCAGTGTGGCAACCAGATCGGTGCCAAGTTCTGGGAGGTTGTCTGTGCCGAACACGGCATCGATTCCACCGGCCGCTACCAAGGCGATACCGATCTGCAATTGGAGAGGATCAATGTTTATTACAACGAAGCTAGTTGCGGGAGATACGTTCCAAGGGCCGTGCTCATGGATCTTGAGCCTGGTACCATGGACAGCCTCCGATCTGGTCCTTACGGTCAGATCTTTCGTCCCGATAACTTTGTTTTCGGCCAATCCGGTGCTGGAAACAACTGGGCTAAGGGCCACTACACCGAAGGGGCTGAGTTGATTGACTCTGTTCTTGATGTTGTCAGGAAGGAGGCCGAAAACTGCGATTGCCTTCAAG GGTTTCAGGTTTGCCACTCGTTAGGAGGGGGAACCGGATCCGGAATGGGTACTCTCTTGATTTCAAAGATCAGAGAGGAATACCCGGACCGGACAATGCTTACTTTCTCTGTATTCCCCTCCCCGAAAGTGTCCGATACTGTCGTTGAGCCATACAATGCCACGTTGTCGGTTCATCAACTGGTCGAAAACGCTGATGAGTGCATGGTTCTTGATAATGAAGCTCTTTATGATATCTGCTTTAGGACCCTTAAGCTCACCACTCCAAGCT TTGGAGATCTGAACCACTTAATATCTGCAACAATGTCTGGTGTAACTTGCTGCCTTCGGTTTCCGGGGCAACTGAACTCCGATTTGAGGAAGCTGGCAGTAAATCTTGTTCCATTTCCTAGGCTGCATTTCTTCATGGTTGGATTTGCGCCTCTCACATCACGCGGGTCGCAGCAATACCGAGCCCTAACCGTCCCTGAACTCACCCAACAAATGTGGGATGCCAAGAACATGATGTGTGCAGCCGATCCACGACACGGGCGATACCTGACAGCATCCGCAATGTTCAGAGGGAAGATGAGCACTAAGGAAGTGGACGAGCAGATGATCAATGTGCAGAACAAGAACTCGTCTTACTTTGTGGAATGGATTCCGAACAATGTCAAGTCAACTGTGTGTGACATCCCGCCCACTGGGCTGAAAATGGCGTCGACGTTCATTGGGAATTCGACGTCAATTCAGGAGATGTTTAGGCGTGTGAGCGAGCAGTTTACGGCTATGTTTAGAAGGAAGGCTTTCTTGCATTGGTACACGGGTGAGGGTATGGATGAGATGGAGTTTACTGAGGCGGAAAGCAACATGAATGATTTGGTTTCGGAGTATCAGCAGTACCAGGATGCGACCGCTGATGAGGAGGGAGATTACTATGAGGacgaagaggaggaagaagaaatAGGACAGGAAATGTGA